In one window of Brenneria goodwinii DNA:
- a CDS encoding HlyD family type I secretion periplasmic adaptor subunit, producing MTSGLSHESQQARPASELLARYRAILTASWAMRHELAGPGHLADEAAFLPAALSLQETPTHPAPLRLAWTLIALFLIAVAWAIFGKVDIVAVAPGRIIVSERTKVVQPLQNSVVTRILVHDGQHVKIGQPLVELDPTEARADKISLQEVRKNARSEALRSRTLLQALSDNPSAGAPRLPGKEIPDDWNENDAQAAQYQLTTQWQDIRAQLSRLAAETQQRQAEVVTARAFITKLQTTLPIVQKREQDFLQLAGQGFVSSHSVQDKTRERIELERDLATQRAEFQQAQAALYESEQARHAYLAETRRTLNERQIQAGLQIRQTTQELAKAIQREYLATLIAPVDGTVQQLAAHTEGGVVTEAQTLMVIVPESASLTAEVALENKDIGFVYPGQQAAIKLETFPYTRYGTLNATVEKITQDAIQDEKKGAIFMVTLRLHQTRMDIDGKTIHLSPGMNLTAEIKTGKRRIIEFITSPIQRATTESLRER from the coding sequence ATGACGTCCGGCCTATCCCATGAATCCCAACAAGCGCGGCCGGCGAGTGAACTGCTTGCCCGGTATCGCGCCATCCTGACGGCAAGCTGGGCGATGCGCCACGAACTGGCCGGCCCCGGACATCTGGCGGACGAAGCCGCCTTTCTGCCCGCCGCCCTGAGCCTGCAGGAAACGCCGACACACCCCGCGCCGTTGCGGCTGGCGTGGACGCTCATCGCCTTGTTTCTGATCGCCGTGGCCTGGGCCATTTTCGGCAAAGTGGATATCGTCGCCGTGGCGCCGGGACGAATTATCGTCAGTGAGCGTACCAAGGTGGTACAACCGTTGCAGAATAGCGTCGTCACCCGCATCCTGGTGCATGACGGCCAGCACGTTAAAATCGGCCAGCCGCTGGTGGAGCTCGACCCCACCGAAGCCCGCGCCGATAAAATCAGCCTGCAGGAAGTACGCAAAAACGCCCGATCCGAGGCGCTGCGTAGCCGCACTCTGCTGCAAGCGCTCTCTGATAATCCGTCCGCAGGCGCCCCCCGGCTACCGGGCAAAGAGATTCCCGATGACTGGAATGAGAACGACGCCCAGGCTGCGCAATATCAACTGACGACGCAATGGCAGGACATCCGCGCCCAGCTTTCCCGTCTGGCGGCGGAAACACAGCAACGTCAGGCCGAAGTGGTCACCGCCCGCGCGTTCATCACCAAACTGCAAACCACGCTACCCATTGTGCAAAAACGGGAACAAGACTTCCTGCAGTTGGCCGGGCAGGGTTTTGTGTCCAGTCATAGCGTGCAGGATAAAACGCGCGAACGCATTGAACTGGAACGCGACCTGGCCACACAACGGGCTGAGTTCCAGCAAGCTCAAGCCGCACTGTATGAAAGCGAGCAGGCTCGTCACGCCTATCTGGCTGAAACCCGCCGGACCCTGAACGAGCGGCAGATACAGGCCGGATTGCAAATCCGGCAAACCACGCAGGAACTGGCCAAGGCCATACAGCGTGAATATCTGGCCACGCTCATTGCGCCGGTGGATGGCACCGTGCAACAACTGGCCGCCCATACCGAGGGCGGCGTGGTGACCGAAGCGCAAACGCTGATGGTCATCGTGCCTGAATCAGCCAGTCTCACCGCGGAAGTGGCCTTGGAAAACAAAGATATCGGCTTCGTCTATCCCGGTCAGCAGGCGGCGATCAAACTGGAGACCTTCCCCTATACCCGTTACGGCACGCTAAACGCCACGGTGGAAAAAATCACGCAGGATGCCATTCAGGACGAAAAGAAGGGCGCCATCTTCATGGTGACGCTGCGGCTGCACCAAACGCGGATGGATATCGACGGTAAGACCATCCACCTCAGTCCCGGCATGAACCTCACGGCTGAAATCAAAACCGGCAAGCGCCGCATCATCGAGTTTATTACCAGTCCGATACAGCGGGCGACGACGGAAAGTTTGCGGGAAAGATAA
- a CDS encoding calcium-binding protein produces the protein MPVLTPEEITNLYLYGTKSRPVDLLDERLIRASAEEIQAAKAEASTEVDINDYMAEVGRFTSPADFEIINKFFASDDLPVGSYNEQDMRDLLDVDEKWIVQKQWAFSDDTDDYAARVYIWNSTAFEIDDRVRFIVEKDGSRRIENFAITPLNRGPENFDFESGDKLARLGNGYLEEIVDPSGIGRKVIINFTGDRPLTTLDAEGYRQAVASKPRESLTPKLSLLSEIQSLTDELFASGSTRALFDNKPIFYGSRQSDVMTGYDAKNEDLDDHRHLGNYADNGVAYVGGAGNDTIKGTHHDDILIGGLGDDILKGEAGNDIYFVDDCDTILDSDHKGSIYFNNKLLTGGTRQEDDPENTYYAGGNEYVLDGSTLTVNGSLTIRNYDKDKNSLNIVLSDDEPDEAPDTGKAENATSPIVIDLDGDGIETLKTGAAYFDFNSDALSELTGWVSPDDGLLALDRNGDGRISNGGELFGNHSILSNGETADNGFLALAEYDDNGDKAIDAQDAAYATLQIWRDLNGNGISDKGELQSLADAGVAAISTDYNNSSRVDAHGHQHRQTASVTLSDGTTSSAADVWFKVDSARRINSGDIKLTIESLSLANAKGFGKVHDLRQAIILDPGLKDLLNQYTAAADGADRDALLDDLIYRWTGVADVDPHSRDSRGVSHYMDARQLVALESLTGRPFVSAWNSGKESANPPPGAASILKEEYQKFKRFTAAQLQAQTNYVEELDSIRSAFGSDAHSITVDWAALESKLQALYAESRVERITGVLAILTDLGAYSPGYRSRRDAAFQAIIDANASLAPFFESSVLFGTTGDDNLSGVNTGSAFIGFDGNDRLQGQWKDDSYYIFRNQGDDTLSDRGGMDQILFGNGISQTDLTFSRDAATVHIQVKNADGSNAGSVRIDNFFNADGSVATGAIERLHFIDGGSLSQQQMLDALNAASRTTGDDTAFGDDKGDVINTLAGNDTIYGLGGDDRLYGDEGDDILHGGSGNDMLAGGTGHDTLYGNQGNDALYGGDGDDSLNDGEGANTLYGEAGNDTLLGTGVLDGGDGNDTLRGQGADTLLGGAGDDVLETLSHRRYRYANTLNGGSGNDTLYGSYGDDTYLFERGDGQDLLIECRTNMALPQVTPSSDTLRFGDGITADDLDFTHRDSDLIIGYGDGDTITVQNWFRGMSDHFKLNHIVFADGTSLNQAEVEKRTVRRGTDGIDKLVGYRDKSESMLLGDGNDQAWGRGGDDVIYGENGNDYIKGEGGNDTLYGGRGNDLLIGGDGSDTYVFAAGENQTVIRNQSGTPDADFDVLRFEGIANDALWLSRYKNDLMIDVIGSPDRVVVQNWYTDAGQRLDSIQTEGASLAAANVDSLIDAMAAFGAPRGGEIRLTPEQRPQFEQVLAANWQ, from the coding sequence ATGCCCGTACTGACCCCGGAAGAGATTACCAACCTTTACCTCTACGGCACAAAGTCACGCCCCGTCGACCTGCTGGATGAGCGCCTTATCCGCGCCTCCGCTGAAGAAATACAGGCGGCTAAGGCGGAAGCCTCTACAGAAGTAGACATTAACGACTACATGGCCGAGGTTGGCCGCTTCACCTCCCCCGCCGATTTTGAAATCATCAATAAATTTTTTGCCTCGGACGATCTACCTGTCGGCAGCTACAACGAGCAAGACATGCGTGACCTACTTGACGTGGATGAAAAATGGATTGTACAGAAGCAGTGGGCTTTCAGCGACGACACCGACGACTATGCCGCACGGGTATATATCTGGAACTCAACGGCGTTTGAGATTGACGATCGCGTCCGCTTTATCGTTGAAAAAGATGGCAGCCGACGGATAGAAAACTTCGCCATTACTCCCCTTAACCGCGGCCCCGAAAACTTCGACTTCGAATCTGGAGACAAGCTGGCCAGACTGGGCAACGGCTATCTTGAGGAGATCGTCGATCCTTCCGGCATCGGGCGAAAGGTTATCATTAACTTTACAGGGGATCGCCCCCTGACGACACTGGATGCGGAGGGTTACCGTCAGGCGGTTGCCTCAAAACCCCGCGAAAGCCTTACGCCTAAGTTATCCCTGTTGAGTGAAATCCAGAGCTTGACGGATGAACTGTTCGCGTCCGGTTCAACGCGGGCGCTGTTCGATAACAAGCCGATATTCTATGGCAGCCGGCAAAGCGACGTCATGACGGGCTATGATGCAAAAAATGAAGATCTGGACGACCACCGGCACCTGGGGAACTATGCCGACAATGGTGTTGCTTATGTGGGGGGAGCAGGAAATGACACCATCAAAGGAACCCATCACGATGATATTCTTATTGGCGGACTGGGTGACGATATCCTAAAAGGCGAAGCCGGAAACGATATTTATTTCGTTGATGACTGCGATACCATTCTCGATTCGGATCATAAAGGAAGTATTTACTTCAACAACAAACTCCTCACCGGCGGCACCCGCCAGGAAGACGATCCCGAGAATACTTATTACGCCGGCGGCAACGAGTATGTGCTGGACGGCAGTACGCTGACCGTTAACGGAAGCCTGACCATTCGCAATTATGATAAGGATAAAAACTCGCTGAACATCGTGTTGAGCGACGACGAGCCGGATGAAGCGCCGGATACCGGCAAGGCCGAAAACGCTACCTCGCCCATTGTTATCGATCTGGATGGCGACGGCATCGAAACGCTGAAAACCGGCGCGGCGTATTTCGATTTCAATAGTGACGCGCTGAGCGAACTGACCGGCTGGGTGAGCCCCGACGACGGACTGCTGGCGCTCGATCGCAACGGCGACGGCCGCATCAGCAACGGCGGCGAACTGTTCGGCAACCACAGCATACTGAGCAACGGCGAGACGGCCGACAACGGCTTCCTGGCGCTGGCCGAGTATGATGATAACGGCGACAAGGCCATCGACGCGCAGGATGCCGCCTACGCCACCCTGCAAATCTGGCGCGACCTTAACGGCAACGGCATCAGCGATAAAGGCGAGCTGCAAAGCCTTGCCGACGCTGGCGTGGCCGCCATCAGCACCGACTACAACAATTCCAGCCGCGTCGATGCCCACGGCCACCAGCACCGTCAGACGGCAAGCGTGACGCTGAGCGATGGTACAACGTCCAGCGCGGCGGATGTGTGGTTCAAGGTGGATAGCGCTCGCCGCATCAACAGCGGCGATATCAAGCTGACCATCGAGTCACTGTCTCTGGCTAACGCCAAAGGGTTTGGCAAGGTGCACGATTTGCGCCAGGCGATAATACTCGATCCTGGGTTGAAAGACCTGCTGAACCAATATACCGCGGCCGCAGACGGCGCAGACCGCGATGCTCTGCTTGACGACCTGATCTACCGCTGGACCGGGGTTGCCGATGTCGATCCCCATAGCCGCGACTCGCGGGGAGTCAGTCATTATATGGACGCGCGCCAGCTTGTCGCGCTGGAAAGTCTGACCGGCCGCCCATTTGTAAGTGCATGGAACTCGGGCAAAGAGAGTGCCAATCCGCCTCCCGGAGCGGCCTCAATCCTCAAGGAGGAGTATCAGAAGTTCAAACGCTTCACCGCTGCGCAACTCCAGGCGCAAACCAACTATGTCGAAGAGCTGGATAGCATTCGTTCGGCGTTTGGTTCCGACGCGCACAGCATTACGGTTGACTGGGCCGCGCTGGAAAGCAAACTGCAAGCGCTGTACGCCGAGAGCCGGGTTGAACGTATCACCGGCGTATTGGCGATTCTGACCGATCTGGGCGCCTATTCGCCCGGCTACCGGAGCAGACGCGACGCCGCTTTCCAGGCGATTATCGACGCCAACGCCAGCCTGGCGCCCTTCTTTGAATCTAGCGTCCTGTTCGGCACAACGGGCGACGATAATCTGTCCGGCGTGAATACCGGGTCCGCCTTTATTGGCTTCGACGGCAACGACCGGCTCCAGGGACAGTGGAAAGACGACAGCTACTATATCTTCCGCAACCAGGGCGACGATACCCTCTCCGATCGCGGCGGTATGGATCAAATTCTATTCGGCAACGGTATCAGCCAGACCGATCTGACATTCTCACGAGACGCCGCCACGGTCCATATCCAGGTCAAAAACGCCGACGGCAGCAACGCCGGTTCGGTGCGCATCGACAATTTCTTCAACGCCGACGGCTCGGTGGCCACTGGCGCTATCGAGCGGCTCCATTTTATCGACGGCGGCAGCCTGAGCCAGCAGCAGATGCTGGATGCGCTAAACGCCGCATCGCGTACAACCGGGGACGATACGGCATTCGGCGACGATAAAGGCGACGTCATTAATACACTGGCGGGCAACGATACGATTTACGGCCTGGGCGGCGACGATCGGCTGTATGGCGACGAAGGCGATGACATCCTCCATGGCGGCAGCGGCAACGACATGCTGGCGGGCGGCACAGGCCATGACACGCTCTACGGCAACCAGGGCAATGACGCCCTGTATGGCGGCGACGGCGACGATAGTTTAAACGACGGCGAAGGCGCCAACACACTGTACGGCGAAGCGGGCAACGATACGCTGCTCGGCACCGGCGTGCTCGACGGCGGCGACGGCAACGATACCCTGCGCGGTCAGGGAGCCGATACGTTGCTGGGCGGCGCGGGCGATGACGTGCTGGAAACCCTCAGCCACCGCAGATACCGCTATGCCAATACGCTGAATGGCGGCAGCGGCAACGATACCCTCTATGGTTCCTACGGCGACGACACCTACCTGTTCGAACGGGGAGACGGTCAGGATTTATTAATCGAGTGCCGCACCAACATGGCTCTCCCCCAGGTTACGCCGAGCAGCGACACGCTGCGCTTCGGCGACGGCATTACGGCAGACGATCTCGACTTCACGCACCGCGACAGCGATCTGATTATCGGGTATGGCGACGGCGATACCATTACCGTACAGAACTGGTTTCGGGGAATGAGCGACCATTTCAAACTGAACCATATCGTGTTCGCCGACGGCACCTCGCTCAATCAGGCCGAGGTGGAAAAACGCACGGTGCGGCGCGGCACCGACGGCATCGATAAATTGGTCGGTTATCGAGATAAAAGCGAGTCTATGCTGCTGGGCGACGGCAACGATCAGGCCTGGGGCCGCGGCGGCGATGACGTCATCTATGGCGAAAACGGCAATGATTATATTAAAGGCGAAGGCGGCAACGACACCCTGTACGGCGGACGCGGCAACGATCTTCTGATTGGCGGGGACGGCAGCGATACCTATGTCTTCGCCGCCGGCGAAAACCAGACGGTAATCAGGAATCAGTCCGGTACGCCGGACGCCGATTTCGACGTCCTGCGTTTTGAGGGTATCGCCAACGACGCTCTGTGGCTGTCGCGATATAAAAACGACCTGATGATCGATGTCATCGGTTCGCCCGATCGCGTCGTGGTACAAAACTGGTATACCGACGCCGGTCAGCGCCTTGACAGCATTCAAACCGAAGGCGCATCGCTGGCCGCCGCCAATGTGGACAGCCTCATTGATGCCATGGCCGCATTCGGCGCGCCGAGAGGCGGAGAGATCCGGCTAACGCCGGAACAGCGCCCTCAGTTCGAGCAGGTGCTGGCGGCAAACTGGCAGTAA
- a CDS encoding type I secretion system permease/ATPase has protein sequence MTEHQATTAVSSDLTALCAIARLHQIAADPATLAHSLALPGDTAIDEASLLLAAKHIGLKAKATKTSVQRLALTPLPALAKIRRPDHPARYVVLAKCDGKRLLLQDFAAAEADGGSRPQVMELAAFAALWTGELILITSRASLAGEMARFDFSWFIPCMVKYRKLLGRVLFISLMLQLFALVSPLFFQVVMDKVLVHRGLTTLDVLIVGLVVVMVFESILNGLRSYVFSHTTSRIDVELGARLYRHLVQLPLSYFLARRVGDSVARVRELENIRSFLTGNALTVLLDTLFSIVFIAVMMLYSVPLTLIVLVSLPLYFGLSLLVVPILRRRLDEKFARGAENQAMLVESITGIQTVKAAALEPSFARRWDNQLAAYVSASFKTQNLAAWAHEGVNLIGKLVNAATLWYGAHLVMTGSLTVGQFVAFNMFAQRVSQPIMRMAQLWTDFQQTGISMARLGDILNTRTEVPPVNAAQLPRLQGRIRFENIGFRYRPEASPVIQDLSLDIRPGEIIGIVGRSGSGKSTLTRLLQRLYTPEQGRVLIDGLDISLIDAAQLRRQTGVVLQDNLLFNRSVRENIAIADPAAPLERVIRAAQLAGAHEFISELTEGYDTLVAEQGSTLSGGQRQRIAIARTLFAQPRILIFDEATSALDYESEAVIQRNMAAICQGRTVLIIAHRLSAVRRADRIIVMDKGRIVEAGPHDELIRKSGGLYAHLWAIQNNQGGDEIPARHTRTAPHASNSTASENLL, from the coding sequence ATGACAGAACACCAAGCCACTACCGCTGTATCTTCCGATTTGACCGCACTTTGCGCCATCGCCCGGCTCCACCAGATAGCCGCCGACCCGGCCACACTGGCGCATAGTCTGGCGCTGCCCGGCGATACGGCCATCGACGAGGCCAGCCTGTTGCTGGCCGCGAAACATATCGGGCTGAAAGCCAAAGCAACCAAAACCAGCGTCCAGCGCCTTGCGTTAACGCCGTTACCCGCGCTGGCGAAAATACGGCGACCGGATCACCCGGCGCGCTACGTGGTGCTGGCGAAGTGCGACGGCAAGCGCCTGCTGCTGCAAGACTTCGCCGCTGCGGAAGCGGACGGCGGCTCCCGCCCGCAGGTGATGGAGCTGGCGGCATTCGCCGCGCTGTGGACCGGCGAACTGATTCTTATCACCAGCCGCGCCAGTCTGGCGGGAGAGATGGCCAGGTTTGACTTCTCCTGGTTTATTCCCTGCATGGTGAAATACCGCAAGCTGCTGGGACGGGTGCTGTTTATCTCGCTGATGCTGCAACTGTTCGCCCTGGTCAGCCCGCTGTTCTTCCAGGTTGTCATGGACAAAGTACTGGTACACCGCGGCCTTACTACGCTGGATGTGTTGATCGTCGGGCTGGTCGTGGTGATGGTATTCGAGAGCATCCTCAACGGCCTGAGATCCTACGTCTTCAGCCACACCACCAGCCGCATCGACGTTGAGCTGGGCGCACGGCTATATCGGCATCTGGTGCAATTGCCGCTGTCTTATTTTCTGGCGCGCCGCGTGGGCGACTCCGTGGCGCGCGTGCGCGAACTGGAGAACATCCGCAGCTTTCTCACCGGCAATGCGCTGACGGTACTGCTGGACACGTTATTTTCCATCGTCTTCATTGCCGTAATGATGCTTTACAGCGTACCGCTGACGCTGATCGTGCTGGTCAGTCTGCCGCTCTATTTCGGCCTGAGCCTGTTGGTTGTTCCCATTCTGCGCCGTCGTCTCGATGAAAAATTCGCTCGGGGCGCGGAAAATCAGGCCATGCTGGTGGAAAGCATCACCGGCATCCAGACCGTTAAGGCCGCCGCGCTGGAGCCGTCGTTCGCCCGGCGCTGGGATAACCAACTGGCCGCCTATGTCTCGGCCAGCTTCAAAACCCAAAACCTGGCCGCCTGGGCGCATGAAGGCGTCAACCTGATCGGTAAACTGGTCAACGCCGCCACCCTTTGGTATGGCGCTCATCTGGTCATGACCGGTTCGCTTACCGTTGGTCAATTCGTCGCTTTTAATATGTTCGCACAGCGCGTATCCCAACCCATTATGCGCATGGCGCAGCTGTGGACGGACTTCCAGCAAACCGGTATCTCGATGGCCCGGCTGGGCGACATCCTCAATACCCGCACCGAAGTCCCGCCCGTCAATGCCGCACAGTTGCCCAGACTGCAAGGACGTATCCGTTTCGAAAACATAGGCTTTCGCTACCGACCCGAAGCATCGCCCGTTATTCAGGATCTCAGCCTGGATATCCGACCGGGCGAAATCATCGGCATCGTCGGACGTTCAGGCTCCGGCAAAAGCACCCTGACCCGGTTATTGCAACGCCTGTATACCCCCGAGCAGGGCCGCGTACTCATCGATGGGCTGGACATCAGCCTGATCGACGCCGCCCAGTTGCGCCGCCAGACCGGCGTCGTTCTACAGGATAATTTGCTATTCAACCGCAGCGTACGCGAAAACATCGCCATTGCCGACCCCGCCGCGCCGCTGGAACGGGTTATACGCGCCGCGCAACTGGCCGGCGCGCATGAATTCATCAGCGAACTGACGGAAGGCTACGACACCCTCGTCGCCGAACAGGGCAGCACCCTCTCCGGCGGGCAACGCCAGCGCATCGCGATTGCCAGAACCTTGTTCGCTCAACCACGCATCCTTATTTTCGACGAAGCCACCAGCGCGCTGGATTATGAGAGCGAGGCCGTCATTCAGCGCAACATGGCCGCCATTTGTCAGGGGCGCACCGTGCTTATCATCGCCCATCGTCTCAGCGCGGTACGGCGGGCCGACCGTATTATCGTGATGGATAAAGGCCGTATCGTGGAAGCTGGTCCACATGATGAATTGATCCGCAAGTCCGGGGGGCTGTATGCCCATCTGTGGGCCATCCAAAATAATCAGGGCGGCGATGAAATACCGGCCCGACATACTCGTACCGCTCCCCACGCATCCAACAGTACCGCATCAGAGAACCTGCTATGA